In Fundulus heteroclitus isolate FHET01 chromosome 16, MU-UCD_Fhet_4.1, whole genome shotgun sequence, a single genomic region encodes these proteins:
- the zfand2a gene encoding AN1-type zinc finger protein 2A isoform X1, with amino-acid sequence MEFPDLGEHCSEKTCKRLDFLPMRCDACQEIFCKDHITYANHKCTSSYRKDVQVPVCPLCNTPIPIKRGEMPDIKVGEHIDRDCKSDPAQRKRKIFTNKCSKGGCKQKEMIRVTCDQCHLNYCLKHRHPLDHDCKTDGKSLSKSGHAAVMRSQGASSSSASSSRSSASGNPRPVSNGVTVNNRAHSSGSLPRIPTSVSAQNVIPASASFQASLTEEQALQRALEMSLADSRPAVQPTLSPQEQEDLALAQALAASEEEYRRQQQRQQGRETKQSTCCLS; translated from the exons ATGGAGTTTCCAGATTTGGGAGAGCACTGTTCTGAGAAGACCTGTAAACGTTTGG ATTTTCTTCCAATGAGATGTGACGCCTGTCAGGAGATTTTCTGCAAGGATCACATTACCTATGCAAATCACAAATGCACATCATCCTACAGAAAG GATGTCCAGGTACCCGTTTGCCCGCTGTGTAATACCCCCATTCCCATCAAAAGAGGAGAGATGCCTGACATTAAAGTCGGCGAACACATCGACCGGGACTGCAAATCGGACCCTGCGCAAAGAAAGAGAAAG ATATTCACTAATAAATGTTCTAAAGGGGGCTGTAAACAAAAGGAAATGATACGCGTCACCTGCGACCAGTGTCATTTAAATTACTGTCTCAAGCACCGACACCCACTAGACCACGATTGTAAAACGGATGGGAAGTCTCTTTCCAAATCTGG ACATGCTGCTGTAATGAGGTCCCAAGGTGCCTCCTCCTCTTCTGCCTCTAGTTCTCGTTCATCTGCTTCAGGAAACCCTAGACCCGTTTCTAATGGTGTGACTGTAAACAACAGAGCTCACAGCTCGGG CTCTCTCCCGCGGATTCCTACCTCCGTTTCAGCACAGAATGTAATACCCGCTTCTGCGTCATTTCAGGCCAGCTTG ACGGAGGAGCAGGCTTTGCAAAGAGCGCTGGAGATGTCTTTGGCTGATTCGAGGCCGGCTGTTCAGCCGACCCTCAG CCCTCAGGAGCAGGAGGATCTGGCTCTCGCTCAGGCTCTCGCTGCCAGCGAAGAAGAATACAGACGCCAACAACAGAGACAACAG gGAAGGGAGACCAAACAATCCACCTGCTGCCTTTCTTAG
- the zfand2a gene encoding AN1-type zinc finger protein 2A isoform X2, producing MEFPDLGEHCSEKTCKRLDFLPMRCDACQEIFCKDHITYANHKCTSSYRKDVQVPVCPLCNTPIPIKRGEMPDIKVGEHIDRDCKSDPAQRKRKIFTNKCSKGGCKQKEMIRVTCDQCHLNYCLKHRHPLDHDCKTDGKSLSKSGHAAVMRSQGASSSSASSSRSSASGNPRPVSNGVTVNNRAHSSGSLPRIPTSVSAQNVIPASASFQASLTEEQALQRALEMSLADSRPAVQPTLSPQEQEDLALAQALAASEEEYRRQQQRQQVPGKLRHQ from the exons ATGGAGTTTCCAGATTTGGGAGAGCACTGTTCTGAGAAGACCTGTAAACGTTTGG ATTTTCTTCCAATGAGATGTGACGCCTGTCAGGAGATTTTCTGCAAGGATCACATTACCTATGCAAATCACAAATGCACATCATCCTACAGAAAG GATGTCCAGGTACCCGTTTGCCCGCTGTGTAATACCCCCATTCCCATCAAAAGAGGAGAGATGCCTGACATTAAAGTCGGCGAACACATCGACCGGGACTGCAAATCGGACCCTGCGCAAAGAAAGAGAAAG ATATTCACTAATAAATGTTCTAAAGGGGGCTGTAAACAAAAGGAAATGATACGCGTCACCTGCGACCAGTGTCATTTAAATTACTGTCTCAAGCACCGACACCCACTAGACCACGATTGTAAAACGGATGGGAAGTCTCTTTCCAAATCTGG ACATGCTGCTGTAATGAGGTCCCAAGGTGCCTCCTCCTCTTCTGCCTCTAGTTCTCGTTCATCTGCTTCAGGAAACCCTAGACCCGTTTCTAATGGTGTGACTGTAAACAACAGAGCTCACAGCTCGGG CTCTCTCCCGCGGATTCCTACCTCCGTTTCAGCACAGAATGTAATACCCGCTTCTGCGTCATTTCAGGCCAGCTTG ACGGAGGAGCAGGCTTTGCAAAGAGCGCTGGAGATGTCTTTGGCTGATTCGAGGCCGGCTGTTCAGCCGACCCTCAG CCCTCAGGAGCAGGAGGATCTGGCTCTCGCTCAGGCTCTCGCTGCCAGCGAAGAAGAATACAGACGCCAACAACAGAGACAACAGGTACCGGGAAAGCTTAGGCACCAGTAA